Genomic segment of Primulina tabacum isolate GXHZ01 chromosome 11, ASM2559414v2, whole genome shotgun sequence:
GCTATTAAAGTAGAAATTGGTAGTTCGTACTTTGGATACATTTTTGTGGCTTTAGCACTAGGTGTTAaatatagtaaatattttgtaaagtcaATGTATATTGTTAGCCGTCTAATTAGCGTCTTATTCTCTAGCCTAAAATCAGTCAATGTATATTGTTAGTTTCCTGTTTTGTAGCCTAGGATTATGCTACAATCTTGAGGATATATTCTGACGATTGAGAATGAGAAAGCAAAGAAGAAAACATTCtttcatggtatcagagcttcaaGGTTTTTTCTTCTCAATCTCTTTCCGCTGTGCCCTAGCTGTGATTTCCGCccctcttcttcttcttttctttcttcccTGTCGTTTGTCTTTCTCCGGCAACGATGTCTCAATCCATAAATTTTCACCCAGCTCTTGCTGTCTCCAACATTAGGAATCATGTTCCTATTATTCTCGAGATGGAAAACGTGCAATACTCAACAAGGGCGGAGTTGTTCAAGGTTCATGCACGTTCGAACAAGGTTCTCCATCACATCATACCTCCTCCGGAAGACAAACCTAAGGCCACGGTCGAGGAGGAGGATGCCGACATGTGGGCTACTCTTGATGCCACGGTCTTGTCGTGGATTTACTCCACGATATCTAATGACCTTCTACACACCATCCTTGCACCCGATGCTACGACACTGGAGGCTTGGAACCGTTTGCGAGACATTTTCCAAGACAATAAGCATTCCCGTGCGGTCACTCTTGAGCAACAATTTTCAACCACCAAGATGGAAAATTACCCCAATGTATCGGCATATTGTCAACGGCTAAAGTCCTTGGCCGATCAATTGAAGAATGTCGGGGCTCCGGTGTCTGAGAGTTGGTTGGTGCTTCAACTTGTCTCTGGTCTCACTACTCCGTACCGTGGTGTGGGTACAATGATCCGACAAAGTGAtcctgtaaggaccgtgtatcgtattatcgtaaatcctatgttgattatcgataattcatgaaattatcatgtgattatgtatatgatgtatatcatgacaatgaaagtgagaaaataggtgGTGAGGATGAAAGATTATATTAGAAATTTATTTGTATTTGGAACATGTGATGAACCGCAacagaaaagtgacacatgttacggtttttagcataattaacagAGTATtggtccaaatgacatgaggccaatttcattggaaagataatacataatactaaaactttcatgttttgagttttgtccaaatccatttggaaatatgggcaaaatcatcccgaagtgtatcgtgtgcgttgtagttcctacaatgacacagtttgggagaatgagcataactctcgtatccgatatccaaattgagtgaggttaGTGACaaatgaaagccaagacatagatctacaactttcctgtttaccaTTTTTGCTAATTCGAAACCTAAAATAGCGTTTCAGACAGAGCAAGGCGCGCACCCGTGCAGAACTGCACGCGCGGGCAGAactatgcgcgcatatgcgcgagtttggtcgcgcatatgcgcgaataccTCTGTATCACACGATTTAAGGCTGATAAGGATGAGTTTTACGAGAAATTCCTCATCTCTTCCTCTGAAATTCGAGAGAAAAGTTGGAAACTCGAATTCAAACGTACAAAATCAcctcgaaacgttgtccaaacgttgaacaaattatatattcgaaaTCCTTGCGTCGAGAGCTTtttttgaggtaattttcttctagtttcagtacctctaaatatgaaagtgctgaaatagcatgtatttgaagtcgagattcctatatgtgatagaataaccgacaaaaaactcgtattcgaagtcggaattgaattatgttatgattttgatttgatatgaattttcaaaatttcaaaagatatttggaacttatattattgattttgaatcaggttattgattgaaatgattatgttattgatgtaaatAAATTATCATACTGATATcgtcaagctacatcaactggaacgaagaattgaggtatgttgcgaccgggtaacatacgacaggtatctgtattatatgatatatgtcggattgatttgattgattggaatgatattatgtgtctatatgct
This window contains:
- the LOC142518471 gene encoding uncharacterized protein LOC142518471, which encodes MSQSINFHPALAVSNIRNHVPIILEMENVQYSTRAELFKVHARSNKVLHHIIPPPEDKPKATVEEEDADMWATLDATVLSWIYSTISNDLLHTILAPDATTLEAWNRLRDIFQDNKHSRAVTLEQQFSTTKMENYPNVSAYCQRLKSLADQLKNVGAPVSESWLVLQLVSGLTTPYRGVGTMIRQSDPVVRMKDYIRNLFVFGTCDEPQQKSDTCYGF